A section of the Primulina eburnea isolate SZY01 chromosome 1, ASM2296580v1, whole genome shotgun sequence genome encodes:
- the LOC140814425 gene encoding uncharacterized protein, whose protein sequence is MTMGPPTTTVDDVVEEIMRIHRSLPASPGIEEVEAARTLIQNVEREDQLRLEGIAKQIKGKDVPQELFDILLEMQRNMVHFQSKDIKREALKLLNLEGVHLVFGDLIQRATKCLPMSSGSQSRDSSDVSLATTASFSTNSLNSPLATVTSSSSSSFYNEKESMKASQVLFAKDDSYLKKPNTASRVSGSEGIWARNRALDVSNVPQYVDSTLKQGQEGEKLGLIKLAGLIQVSVKKGTRELILQGKLSDQVEWIPDSIGKLSILITLDLSENRIAGLPESIGGLSSLKTLDLHGNRICELHESIGDLLSLVSLDLRGNQLKSLPSTVTRLVNLQDLDLSSNAISVLPDIIGSLVSLKRLNVETNNIEEIPHSIGQCTSLMELRADYNRLKALPEAVGRIETLEILTLRYNNIKQFPTTMASLSSLRELNASFNELEYVPESLCLATTLMRLNISNNFADLQSLPRSIGNLEMLEELDMSNNQIRVLPDSFRMLSQLRVLNVEGNPLLEPPRKVIEEGAQAVVQYMANLYAQKDVKSQPTKQKKSWAQLCFFSKSNKRKRDSVGYANG, encoded by the exons ATGACGATGGGTCCGCCCACGACGACAGTAGACGACGTGGTGGAAGAGATAATGAGAATCCATAGATCATTACCGGCCAGTCCCGGAATAGAAGAGGTTGAAGCAGCGAGAACTTTGATTCAGAATGTGGAGAGGGAAGATCAGTTGAGATTGGAGGGTATCGCAAAGCAAATCAAGGGAAAAGATGTCCCACAAGAATTGTTCGATATCTTGCTGGAGATGCAGCGAAATATGGTCCATTTCCAGAGCAAGGACATTAAGAGGGAGGCTCTGAAACTGTTGAATCTAGAGGGTGTACACTTAGTTTTTGGTGATTTGATTCAGAGAGCTACCAAATGCTTGCCTATGAGTTCAGGTTCTCAATCTAGAGATTCGAGCGATGTGTCGTTGGCTACCACAGCTTCTTTCTCCACCAACAGTTTGAATTCTCCATTGGCAACAGTCACTTCATCATCTTCTTCGAGTTTCTATAATGAGAAGGAGAGCATGAAGGCTTCGCAGGTGTTGTTTGCTAAAGATGATAGTTATTTGAAAAAGCCGAATACGGCCTCTCGTGTGAGCGGAAGTGAGGGAATTTGGGCCAGGAATCGAGCTTTAGATGTATCGAATGTGCCACAATATGTAGATTCCACTCTCAAACAAG GACAAGAGGGGGAAAAACTCGGTCTTATAAAGTTAGCCGGTCTTATTCAAGTGTCGGTGAAGAAAGGAACTAGAGAGCTGATTCTGCAGGGAAAATTATCAGATCAAGTTGAGTGGATTCCTGATTCGATAGGGAAGCTTTCGATTTTGATCACATTGGATTTATCAGAAAATAGGATTGCAGGATTACCAGAATCTATAGGGGGGCTATCCTCATTAAAAACATTGGATTTACATGGAAATAGAATTTGTGAACTACATGAATCCATCGGGGATTTGCTTTCCCTTGTTAGTCTTGATTTGAGAGGAAACCAGTTAAAATCGCTGCCTTCGACTGTTACCAGATTAGTTAATTTGCAAGATCTTGATTTGAGCTCTAATGCTATCTCCGTGCTTCCAGACATAATTGGATCGCTGGTCAGTCTCAAAAGATTGAATGTCGAAACTAACAATATCGAGGAAATCCCACATTCAATTGGCCAATGTACTTCACTCATGGAGCTTCGTGCAGACTACAACCGGCTTAAAGCCCTCCCTGAAGCAGTAGGACGAATTGAAACTTTGGAGATTCTAACCTTGCGGTACAATAACATTAAACAGTTTCCCACGACTATGGCATCTTTGTCAAGCTTAAGAGAGCTCAATGCTAGTTTCAACGAGCTTGAATATGTCCCTGAGAGCTTGTGCCTTGCTACAACTCTGATGAGGTTGAACATAAGCAACAACTTTGCTGACTTGCAATCTCTGCCAAGATCCATTGGAAACCTTGAAATGCTAGAGGAGTTGGACATGAGCAATAACCAAATAAGAGTCCTTCCAGACTCATTTAGAATGCTTTCTCAGCTGCGTGTTTTGAATGTTGAGGGAAATCCTCTGTTGGAGCCGCCAAGAAAAGTAATCGAGGAAGGAGCTCAG GCTGTTGTTCAATACATGGCCAACCTTTATGCACAGAAGGATGTCAAGTCACAGCCGACCAAGCAAAAGAAATCGTGGGCTCAGTTGTGCTTCTTTTCGAAATCTAACAAACGTAAACGCGATAGTGTGGGCTATGCTAATGGGTAA
- the LOC140814556 gene encoding thioredoxin reductase NTRB-like — translation MSHNCFPKLLNALKSARNLIGLATLTTTAAAATPKITAMESDLQTLKTRLCIIGSGPAAHTAAIYAARAELKPILFEGWMANDIAPGGQLTTTSEVENFPGFPDGLGGGDLMERCRAQSLRFGTQIFTETVFKVDLSASPFKIFTDSKTVLADSVVVATGAVAKRLNFPGSDTFWNRGISACAVCDGAAPLFRNKPLAVIGGGDSAMEEANFLTKYGSKVYIIHRRNEFRASKIMQSRALSNPKIEVLWNSSVAEAYGDRTLGGLKVKNVGSGEVSDLSVSGLFFAIGHEPATKFLDGQLELDSDGYVITKPGTTLTSVKGVFAAGDVQDKKYRQAVTAAGTGCMAALDAEHYLQEIGSQEGKSD, via the exons ATGAGCCACAATTGTTTCCCAAAGCTTTTAAACGCACTGAAGTCAGCTCGCAACCTAATTGGCCTCGCCACCCTCACCACCACCGCCGCCGCTGCTACTCCCAAGATCACCGCCATGGAAAGCGATCTCCAGACTCTGAAAACACGACTCTGCATCATTGGTAGCGGCCCCGCTGCTCACACTGCCGCGATTTACGCCGCCCGAGCTGAGCTCAAACCTATTCTCTTCGAAGGCTGGATGGCCAACGACATCGCTCCCGGAGGTCAGCTCACCACAACTTCAGAAGTGGAGAATTTCCCGGGTTTTCCTGATGGGCTTGGGGGTGGTGATCTCATGGAACGCTGCCGAGCCCAATCCCTCCGCTTCGGCACTCAAATATTCACCGAAACTGTCTTTAAGGTGGATTTATCAGCCTCGCCATTCAAAATTTTTACTGACTCGAAGACTGTTCTAGCTGATTCGGTCGTTGTGGCCACCGGCGCGGTTGCGAAACGCCTCAACTTCCCAGGTTCCGATACCTTTTGGAACCGGGGAATATCCGCTTGCGCTGTTTGTGATGGGGCAGCCCCTCTATTTCGTAATAAACCCCTTGCGGTCATTGGTGGAGGGGACTCGGCTATGGAAGAAGCCAATTTTTTGACCAAATATGGTTCTAAGGTTTACATTATACATAGAAGAAATGAATTTAGGGCATCAAAGATAATGCAAAGCAGAGCATTATCAAATCCAAAAATCGAAGTGTTGTGGAATTCGTCAGTGGCTGAGGCATATGGGGATAGGACATTGGGAGGTTTGAAGGTGAAGAATGTGGGGAGTGGGGAGGTTTCGGATTTGAGTGTTTCGGGTTTGTTTTTTGCAATTGGGCATGAACCTGCGACCAAGTTCTTGGACGGACAACTCGAATTGGATTCGGATGGGTATGTGATCACGAAGCCCGGAACCACACTAACCAGTGTTAAAGGGGTTTTTGCTGCTGGTGATGTTCAGGACAAGAAATACAGACAGGCTGTCACTGCTGCTGGCACCG GTTGCATGGCAGCTTTAGATGCGGAACATTACCTTCAGGAGATTGGTTCTCAAGAGGGTAAGAGTGATTGA